In Setaria italica strain Yugu1 chromosome I, Setaria_italica_v2.0, whole genome shotgun sequence, the genomic window GAGAAGTCAAGTGCTCTGAAGTCTGACGTCCATGCCGGGATCCAAAAGCTCACCTGGTCGATCCATCGCCGGGTTATATTGGTTTTACACGCGGTTGGTTTGTTTCACCGACATGGCGACATGTCTTTTCGTTTTTAGAGCTCATGCGCTAAAAGTCAAATTTCTAGATATGCTACTACCCGAGAATAAGAGGAGGACGCTCTTTCTCACAGTCGTATCCGTTTAGCGTCGTAATGGGAAAAATTATGTAAGGATAGACCTCATAAGAGTTGGAACAtaggatatttttttttcatttttctgttGGAATTGGCACATTCTCGAGAAAAATTGCTATTGTTCTCACACATCCTTGGGTGACATATATGATATATGTTAATTATTCTATTCTTTCATTTTTATAAGTTGCCCACCCAACCCAAGATTTGATCTCTTTAATCTATACCAACATTTAGTCTAAGGATATGTAAATTCTATCACACAAATTTCCTATCATTGGTTTCACATTTAAAATGATTTCATATGATACCAACTTCATGGTTACTACATTATAAAGTGGGGCATTGGAGACTTACGTCAAGTCAAACCACGCCTtataaaaggaaaatgagggAGTCTGTTGCAAGGAAAATCTTGGAGAGCTGCAATACAATCATCATAGCAATAACTATATCTTCTCATATAAAAAAGGAGGCGCATGACCGTATTACCATCTGTACTGCTCTTGCGTCAATCCGTGCCCAAACGATTGCTGATATGAGCAGTCTCCCTTTTTGGTCGATTCACGATAAGCATGTTAACCCGATAAGCAGAGTGTTAATTTACACGCGGTTGAATTCAGACTTCACAGGAGTACACACAAATTCCAACTCCAACGGCCGTGCCCAGTCATGGCTTCTGAACACCTGGATAGACGGCCAGTCAAAAGTGCCAAACAAAGCGCACGCCTGGCCCGCAGCTTCCTCCCGCCATacccggcgcgcgccgcgggatCGCGACCTTCTTGGCGGCTCAGGCGCTCAGCTCCTTGGCCTCTATATAGCCCGGGCTCTACACTGCATGCTGCGCAGACAGGCTAGTCAACCCGCCCACACGTCTCCCGGTCCCCCCGCCTCTGCCCCGGCGCGCGCAAGGATGCCCacgcctcgccacggccgcgcgctgctcgccgcgctcctcgcgtccgcgctcgccgcggccaGCGCGCAGCCGGCGTCGCCTGGCGTCGACGATGACTACATGTCCGGCCAGGTGCACGTCAGCAAGGCCATGatcgcgctcctcgccgccgtcgtcgcggtgTTCGTCTTCATCGCCTTCTTCACCGTCTACCTCCGCCACTGCACCGGCGGCTACGCGGCCAGGTCCGACGacgaccgcgccgccgtccccaaTTTCGACGCCTTCATCTCGCGGTCGCGGAGGCAGCGGCGCCCGCGCGGGCTCGACGCCGAGGTGGTCGAGGCGTTCCCCACCATGAGGTACGCCGAGGCCAAGGCGCTCCGGATCGGGAAGGGCGGCGCGCTCGAGTGCGCGGTGTGCCTCAGCGAGTTCGAGGATGAGGAGCGGCTCAGGCTGTTGCCCAAGTGCAGCCACGCCTTCCACCCGGACTGCATCGGCGAGTGGCTCGCCAGCCACGTGACCTGCCCCGTCTGCCGCTGCAACCTCGACCCAAACAAGGACACGAGTAGCGATGAGGAGCCGAGCTTCGGATCGATTCCGGTAGCGAGCAGCATCTCCAGCGAAACAGTGGTTGCACGGCAAGGTGATGGTCCGCTACCGGTGGCCGTGGTGATCGACGTGGtaaccgaggaggaggaagaggagcggAGGCAGGAGGCGCTGGAGCTGCAGCAGATAGGGTCCCAGCGGAGAGCCatgcggccgcggtcggggcgccggccggcgacggcgcagcTTGCCCGGTCGCACTCCACCGGCCACTCCCTCGCCGTCCGGCTCGACCGCGACCTGGAGCGGTTCACGCTGCGGCTGCCGGAGCACGTGCGCAGGGAGATGGCCGCCGCGAGCGAGCACAGCTTGCAATCGCGTCGCGGGCGAAGAGCCGGGGAAGGAAGCAGCCGCGACGGCCGCAGCGCCCCGCTCTGCCAGCCGAGCAGATGGCAGTCGATTCTCGCGAGGACGTTCTCTGGGAAGCTTTCCTTCTTTTCGTTTTCGGCGTCGAGGATGACGTTTAGCTCCGACAGGGGAGAAGTGTCTTCCTCGTCGTTCACGAGGCTCAGAGAGAAGCGCGTGGCCGCCGTTGATGCCGCCGATGTTCCTACTAAGGGGAGCGTTCTCCTGGACTGCATTGGAGGCAGCGCATC contains:
- the LOC101761141 gene encoding E3 ubiquitin-protein ligase ATL31-like, translated to MPTPRHGRALLAALLASALAAASAQPASPGVDDDYMSGQVHVSKAMIALLAAVVAVFVFIAFFTVYLRHCTGGYAARSDDDRAAVPNFDAFISRSRRQRRPRGLDAEVVEAFPTMRYAEAKALRIGKGGALECAVCLSEFEDEERLRLLPKCSHAFHPDCIGEWLASHVTCPVCRCNLDPNKDTSSDEEPSFGSIPVASSISSETVVARQGDGPLPVAVVIDVVTEEEEEERRQEALELQQIGSQRRAMRPRSGRRPATAQLARSHSTGHSLAVRLDRDLERFTLRLPEHVRREMAAASEHSLQSRRGRRAGEGSSRDGRSAPLCQPSRWQSILARTFSGKLSFFSFSASRMTFSSDRGEVSSSSFTRLREKRVAAVDAADVPTKGSVLLDCIGGSASCAKAGAASREVAVDEEKAVTQRLPT